Proteins encoded together in one Triticum dicoccoides isolate Atlit2015 ecotype Zavitan chromosome 7B, WEW_v2.0, whole genome shotgun sequence window:
- the LOC119337516 gene encoding histone H2B.3-like, which yields MAPKAEKKPAAAEKTPAAEKTTAGKKPKAEKRPPKSKEGGADKKKKKAKKSVETYKIYIFKVLKQVHPDIGISSKAMSIMNSFINDIFEKLAGESAKLARYNKKPTITSREIQTSVRLVLPGELAKHAVSEGTKAVTKFTSS from the coding sequence ATGGCCCCCAAGGCGGAGAAGAAGCCGGCTGCCGCGGAGAAGACTCCGGCGGCCGAGAAGACCACCGCGGGCAAGAAGCCCAAGGCCGAGAAGCGGCCGCCCAAGTCCAAGGAGGGCGGcgccgacaagaagaagaagaaggccaagaagagcgtggagacgtacaagatctacatcttcaaggtgctgaagcaggtgcacCCGGACATCGGTATCTCCTCCAAGGCCATGTCcatcatgaactccttcatcaacgACATCTTCGAGAAGCTCGCCGGCGAGTCCGCCAAGCTCGCCCGCTACAACAAGAAGCCCACCATCACCTCCAGGGAGATCCAGACCTCCGTCCGCCTCGTCCTCCCGGGCGAGCTCGCCAAGCACGCCGTCTCTGAGGGCACCAAGGCCGTCACCAAGTTCACATCCTCTTAG
- the LOC119336233 gene encoding protein STRUBBELIG-RECEPTOR FAMILY 3-like, whose product MTRRAPARGGGGGGQLLLVLLLVAAAALAPLRARAVTDASDVTAMNGLYVSLGSPSLPGWIPNGGDPCGEGWQGVTCTGTGITKIKMNVANLGGQLSSLGNFTSITTIDLSNNNIGGTIPEDLPLTLQNLFLSANQLTGSIPSSLSKLTGLSAMSLNVNHLDGELPDAFDSLAGLINLDISENNFTGVLPPSMKNLSSLTTLRIQNNQLSGTLDNLQDLPIKDLNVENNLFSGPVPPKLENIPTFKKDGNPFNTTIAPSASPPSASPPSSIGPAPTPTPAGPKQAPTPTTTPTDLSPTRAPSPPSPPSKSPPPSNSSDGSTTRDSTSSSQKHNSSKKLKIAGFVLLVVVLLISIALLVIFCLSKYQERRSRYDYNRSQLGRVHHRVEPQIMPASVQKKDDTKKGPGEALDKRSRESSLAAAALPKKPAENRKEHIINLDRTDSELFAVAPPPPPPPPPEKVVVQPKPIVTPEKRYSPPPRTSTPTSATPYSVASLQQYTSNFREQNVIRESRLGKVFLAELPEGKLLEVMKIDNPNGRVSVDDFLELVALISEIKHPNTLELVGYCAEYGQRLLVYNHFSRKTLDDALHDREEIDIELSWNARLLVALSSGKALEYLHESFQPPIVHQNFEPANVLLDDKLSVCVAECGLAELMPSSSVTQLSGRLRTLLNYDAPEFQESGIISERGDVYSFGVVMLELLTGRKPYDSSRPRHEQHLVRWAGCQLHDIESLSKMVDPSIRGQCSEKALSRFADIISRCIQREPEFRPPVSAVVQDITSIVNASREESE is encoded by the exons ATGACGAGGCGGGCTCCGGcgcgcggcgggggcgggggcggccaaCTCCTGCTGGTTCTATTGCTTGTCGCGGCCGCGGCATTGGCGCCGCTGCGCGCGCGCGCGGTCACCGACGCTTCCGACG TTACTGCTATGAATGGGCTGTACGTTTCACTCGGATCGCCAAGCCTTCCCGGGTGGATTCCAAACGGCGGAGACCCCTGCGGCGAGGGTTGGCAGGGAGTTACCTGCACCGGCACAGGCATAACCAAAAT AAAGATGAATGTCGCAAACCTTGGAGGGCAGCTGAGCAGCTTAGGGAACTTCACTTCAATCACCACCAT AGATCTTAGTAACAATAATATTGGTGGAACTATACCAGAAGACCTACCTCTCACACTGCAGAATCT TTTCCTCTCTGCTAATCAGCTCACTGGAAGTATTCCCAGTTCATTGTCCAAACTTACAGGTTTATCAGCCAT GTCACTCAATGTCAACCATCTAGATGGAGAACTGCCAGATGCTTTCGATTCACTTGCTGGACTTATAAATCT GGATATTTCTGAGAACAACTTTACTGGTGTGTTACCACCTTCAATGAAAAACCTGTCATCTTTGACTACATT GCGCATACAAAACAATCAACTGTCAGGGACCCTTGACAACTTGCAGGATCTCCCCATCAAAGACCT GAATGTAGAGAACAATTTGTTTTCTGGACCAGTACCTCCGAAACTAGAGAACATACCGACCTTCAA AAAGGATGGTAATCCATTTAATACGACTATAGCCCCGTCAGCATCACCGCCTTCAGCGTCACCGCCTTCATCAATAGGACCAGCACCAACTCCAACACCAGCAGGACCAAAACAAGccccaacaccaacaacaacgcctacagatCTAAGTCCAACAAGAGCACCGTCACCTCCATCGCCCCCTTCAAAATCCCCTCCGCCCTCAAACTCTTCTGATGGATCAACTACTCGAGATAGCACCTCGTCATCTCAGAAACATAATTCGTCAAAAAAGCTCAAGATTGCCGGATTTGTTCTTCTTGTAGTAGTGCTATTAATATCTATAGCCCTGCTGGTAATCTTTTGTTTGTCCAAGTACCAAGAGAGACGGTCAAGATATGATTATAACAGAAGTCAGCTGGGAAGGGTGCATCATAGGGTTGAACCCCAAATTATGCCGGCTTCAGTGCAAAAAAAGGATGATACTAAAAAAG GTCCAGGTGAGGCCCTTGACAAGAGAAGCCGCGAGTCAAGTTTGGCAGCAGCAG CTCTCCCAAAGAAGCCTGCTGAAAACCGAAAGGAGCACATAATTAATTTGGATCGAACAGACTCGGAACTTTTTGCAGTTGCACCCCCTCCACCTCCACCACCCCCTCCTGAAAAAGTTGTTGTACAGCCCAAGCCCATTGTTACTCCAGAAAAGAGATATAGCCCTCCACCAAGGACAAGTACCCCAACTTCTGCCACACCCTACTCTGTTGCATCTCTTCAGCAATATACAAGCAATTTCAGAGAGCAGAACGTGATAAGAGAGAGTAGATTAGGAAAGGTATTCCTAGCTGAGCTTCCTGAAGGCAAG TTATTGGAAGTTATGAAGATTGACAATCCTAACGGAAGAGTGTCAGTGGATGACTTTCTAGAATTGGTTGCGCTTATCTCAGAGATCAAGCATCCCAACACCCTTGAGTTAGTTGGATACTGTGCTGAATATGGACAGCGATTACTTGTATACAATCACTTCAGCAGAAAAACACTAGATGATGCACTTCATGATAGAGAGGAAATCGACATTGAGCTATCATGGAATGCTCGTCTCCTGGTTGCTCTTAGCTCCGGAAAAGCCTTAGA GTATCTCCATGAAAGCTTCCAACCCCCGATCGTGCATCAGAATTTTGAACCAGCTAATGTTCTCCTAGATGATAAGTTGTCAGTGTGTGTTGCTGAATGTGGACTAGCAGAGCTGATGCCCTCAAGTTCTGTCACTCAG CTGTCAGGTCGGTTGCGCACATTACTGAACTATGATGCGCCTGAATTCCAGGAATCTGGGATCATTTCAGAACGAGGCGATGTTTACAGTTTTGGAGTAGTGATGCTAGAACTTCTTACCGGGCGTAAACCATACGATAG TTCACGCCCACGCCATGAACAGCATCTTGTTAGATGGGCCGGTTGTCAGCTCCATGACATTGAATCCCTTTCCAAGATGGTGGACCCTTCTATTCGAGGGCAGTGCTCCGAGAAAGCATTGTCGCGGTTTGCTGACATAATCAGCCGCTGTATCCAG AGGGAGCCAGAATTCAGGCCACCGGTGTCTGCAGTTGTCCAGGACATAACTAGCATCGTGAATGCTTCTCGTGAGGAATCAGAGTAA